The following are encoded in a window of Ricinus communis isolate WT05 ecotype wild-type chromosome 4, ASM1957865v1, whole genome shotgun sequence genomic DNA:
- the LOC8258335 gene encoding transcription factor bHLH118 — protein MFPPIPKKIQISFSSNQENVIVEDMILDHVAVEGTSPSHKNSKSKCRQRNPLLRDQDHDYTTENHNKRTMHKDIERRRRREMATLYTSLRNLLPLDYIKGKRAISDHIHETVKYIRELQKKIKQLSVQRDESKELSNLRHGTSSEKLNSSSTPTNYVMVRSCFIGVEVVINCAFGDQVFHLSRVLQLLIEEGLNVVSYTSAKVNERVINTIQSKVRYMTYIDISELQRSLIAAIPFSAPANS, from the exons ATGTTTCCTCCAATCCCAAAAAAAATACAGATTTCCTTTAGTTCAAACCAAGAAAACGTAATTGTAGAAGATATGATCCTGGATCATGTTGCAGTTGAGGGCACTAGCCCAAGTCACAAAAATAGCAAATCAAAATGTCGACAGAGAAATCCACTTTTGAGAGACCAAGATCATGATTATACTACTGAAAATCATAACAAAAGAACTATGCATAAAGATATTGAAAGACGAAGAAGGAGAGAAATGGCCACTCTTTATACTTCGCTAAGAAATCTACTCCCTCTTGACTACATCAAG GGAAAGCGTGCAATATCAGATCACATTCACGAAACAGTGAAATATATAAGAGAGCTGCAGAAGAAGATTAAACAACTTAGTGTACAGAGGGATGAGTCAAAAGAATTGTCCAATTTGAGGCATGGGACCTCGAGTGAGAAGTTGAATAGTAGCAGTACACCAACTAATTATGTAATGGTCCGCTCATGCTTTATTGGAGTTGAGGTTGTGATTAATTGTGCCTTTGGCGATCAAGTTTTTCATCTATCAAGAGTACTTCAGTTGCTAATCGAAGAAGGGCTGAATGTTGTCAGTTACACATCTGCCAAAGTAAATGAAAGAGTcataaatacaattcaatcgaAG GTCAGATACATGACATACATTGATATATCCGAGCTGCAACGTTCATTAATTGCAGCAATTCCTTTCTCGGCTCCTGCAAATTCCTAG